In a single window of the Equus quagga isolate Etosha38 chromosome 7, UCLA_HA_Equagga_1.0, whole genome shotgun sequence genome:
- the LEAP2 gene encoding liver-expressed antimicrobial peptide 2, whose product MWHLKLSAVLMICLLLWGQVDGSPIPELSSAKRRPRRMTPFWRAVSLRPIGASCRDDSECITRLCRKRRCSLSVAQE is encoded by the exons ATGTGGCACCTGAAACTCTCCGCAGTGCTCATGATCTGCCTGCTGTTGTGGGGCCAG GTAGATGGCTCCCCAATACCAGAACTGAGTTCAGCAAAGAGAAGGCCACGGAGAATGACTCCATTTTGGAGAGCAGTTTCCCTCAGGCCCATTGGAGCCTCTTGTCGGGACGATTCTGAATGTATCACGAGGCTATGCAG aaaAAGACGCTGTTCCCTAAGTGTGGCCCAGGAATGA
- the LOC124242271 gene encoding cytochrome b-c1 complex subunit 8, with protein MVLPGSDLTASRAASDLAGSGGRRPVDPAVVEGEVTPVREPGPVARSWWPRGGAAAATATMGREFGNLIRMRHVITYSLSPFEQRAFPHYFSKGIPNVLRRTRACILRVAPPFVAFYLVYTWGTQEFEKSKRKNPAAYENDK; from the exons ATGGTACTTCCCGGAAGTGACCTCACGGCCTCCAGAGCGGCTTCCGATCTTGCCGGAAGTGGCGGACGGAGGCCGGTGGATCCCGCGGTTGTGGAGGGCGAGGTGACCCCGGTGCGGGAGCCGGGGCCGGTGGCGCGGTCTTGGTGGCCCCGGGGAGG cgccgccgccgccaccgccaccATGGGCCGCGAGTTCGGGAATCTGATACGGATGCGGCATGTGATCACCTACAGCTTGTCGCCCTTCGAGCAGCGCGCTTTCCCGCACTACTTCAGCAAGGGCATCCCCAACGTGCTGCGCCGCACGCGGGCCTGCATCCTGCGCGTTGCGCCGC CATTTGTAGCGTTTTATCTTGTCTATACGTGGGGGACCCAGGAGTTTGAGAAATCCAAGAGGAAGAATCCAGCTGCCTATGAAAATGACAAATGA
- the GDF9 gene encoding growth/differentiation factor 9 — translation MALPSKFFLWFCCSAWLCFPISLGSQASREAAQIAASAELESEAEPWSLLQPLNGGNRSGLLPALFKVLYDGQGRAPRLQPDSRALRYMKRLYKTYATKEGIPKSNRDHLYNTVRLFTPCAQHKQAPGDQVAGTLPSVDLLFNLDCVTAVEHLLKSVLLYTFNNSVSFPSAVKCVCNLVIKEPESKTLPGTPYSFTFNSQFEFRKKYKWIEMDVTPLLQPLVASNKKSIHMSVNLTCGKDQLQHPSAQDSPLNTTLLLFPSLLLYLNDTSAQAYHRWHSLHYKRRPSQGPDQKRDLSACPEGEGAAEGIRSSRHRRSQEAVSSELKKPLVPASLNLSEYFKQFLFPQNECELHDFRLSFSQLKWDNWIVAPQRYNPRYCKGDCPRAVGHRYGSPVHTMVQNIIHEKLDSSVPRPSCVPAKYSPLSVLTIESDGSITYKEYEDMIATKCTCR, via the exons ATGGCGCTTCCCAGCAAGTTCTTCCTCTGGTTTTGCTGCTCTGCCTGGCTGTGTTTTCCCATTAGCCTTGGTTCTCAGGCTTCTAGGGAAGCAGCTCAGATTGCAGCTAGTGCTGAGTTGGAATCTGAGGCTGAGCCTTGGTCCTTGCTGCAGCCTCTCAATGGCGGAAACAGAtctggcctccttcctgctctcttcAAGGTTCTGTATGATGGGCAAGGCAGGGCTCCTAGGCTGCAGCCAGACTCCAGAGCTTTACGCTACATGAAGAGGCTCTACAAGACGTATGCCACCAAGGAGGGGATCCCTAAATCCAACAGAGACCACCTCTACAACACTGTCCGGctcttcaccccctgtgcccagcacaaGCAGGCTCCTGGGGACCAGGTGGCAG GAACCCTTCCGTCAGTGGACCTGCTGTTTAACCTGGATTGTGTTACTGCTGTTGAACACTTACTCAAGTCAGTCTTGTTATACACATTCAACAACTCagtttcttttccctctgctgttAAATGTGTGTGCAACCTGGTGATAAAAGAGCCAGAGAGCAAGACTCTCCCCGGAACTCCATACTCATTTACCTTTAACTCACAGtttgaatttagaaaaaaatacaaatggattGAGATGGATGTGACCCCTCTCCTTCAGCCTCTAGTGGCCTCCAACAAGAAAAGTATCCACATGTCTGTAAATCTCACATGTGGGAAAGACCAGCTGCAGCATCCGTCAGCACAGGACAGTCCGCTTAACACGACTCTTCTGCTATTCCCCTCACTGCTTTTATATCTGAATGACACAAGTGCTCAGGCTTATCACAGGTGGCATTCCCTCCACTATAAAAGGAGACCTTCACAGGGTCCTGACCAGAAGAGAGATCTGTCTGCCtgtccagagggagaaggggctgcTGAGGGTATAAGATCTTCCCGTCACCGGAGAAGTCAGGAAGCTGTCAGCTCTGAATTGAAGAAGCCTCTGGTTCCAGCTTCTTTGAATCTGAGTGAGTACTTCAAACagtttctttttccccaaaatgagTGTGAGCTCCATGACTTTAGACTTAGCTTTAGTCAGCTGAAGTGGGACAACTGGATTGTGGCCCCGCAAAGATACAACCCTCGGTACTGTAAAGGGGACTGTCCCAGGGCAGTTGGGCATCGGTATGGCTCTCCAGTTCACACCATGGTGCAGAACATCATCCATGAGAAGCTCGACTCCTCAGTGCCAAGACCATCATGTGTACCTGCCAAATACAGCCCTTTGAGTGTTTTGACCATTGAGTCCGATGGCTCAATCACTTATAAAGAATATGAAGATATGATAGCCACTAAGTGCACCTGCCGTTAA
- the SHROOM1 gene encoding protein Shroom1 isoform X1, which translates to MEALGPGGDRASPASSTRSLDLRRLSARADSAYSSFSAASGGPEPHTPSPGTDLPYLDWDYVRVVWGGPAPPPPSAGPRTSSQSRPAAAARSGPRPPEVQETPGPLSRQATPLLYALAAEAEAAARTAEPPSPPASRAAYRQRLQGAQRRVLRETSFQRKELRMSLPARLRPAAPARPPAAHLRSASLSHPAKEVEQAPSAAPAPGTAGRGRLANQQRTWCFSEPGKLDRVGRGGGLAGECSGETCSSSGLSRPEPQVLQCQALAEFEGHQIKWLPETQPRGIEDPEPPSLKLGNASRPASLSRSTSGEALAPRGGPGEVMPIVQAVPQGAETPRPLFQTKLSRFLTQKEAAVVCPAEGPQSCPADCEQRLPETCLVSTQLPSLPDDDVFLEEAPLVRMRSPTDSHDPAGLPTSVHASDQQYGAGLGKRADQATIPREHPLHECPEAAGADDCWQGVNGSADVSRPTCCCHPGTANGDIPTFDPTGPLTTDPSAAAESDSLKPLPVDALGPPGKDTPGPLDHNALAWGTGQPGSRPTWPSPRLEELVQELARLDPSLSDTLTSYPSPEPPVGLLDGLIPLAEVWAAMRPAFGEAGKDTAGTSEPGSCLFSSTQLLPTSQEETKPESLTTHPVPDQPCGHGLPEPNNSIQAKKVELADLLQKMLRDLQAEQEQLQRAAQAWVRRGAALEAAVGQACAPRDLERFSRFMADLERVLGLLLLLGSRLTRVRRALARVGADSDPEEQASLLQRLGLLQRQQEDAKELKEHVARRERALREVLVQALPAEELRTYCSLLAGKAAVLAQQRSLDERVRLLQDQLDAIRSDLGHHPPPPKPACPAGTRPPNKPPFPPPLI; encoded by the exons ATggaggccctggggcctgggggcgACCGCGCCTCCCCGGCCTCGTCCACTCGCAGCCTGGACCTGCGGCGGCTGTCCGCGCGCGCCGACTCGGCCTACAGCTCTTTCTCCGCGGCCTCGGGCGGTCCGGAGCCACACACGCCGTCGCCTGGGACTGACCTTCCCTACCTAGACTGGGACTACGTGCGCGTGGTGTGGGGCGGCCCCGCCCCCCCGCCGCCCTCAGCCGGCCCTCGCACGTCCTCGCAGTCCCGGCCTGCGGCCGCCGCACGCAGTGGGCCGCGTCCTCCGGAGGTCCAGGAGACCCCAGGGCCGCTCAGCCGGCAGGCCACCCCGCTGCTGTACGCGCTGGCGGCCGAGGCGGAGGCCGCGGCCCGAACCGCCGAGCCGCCCAGCCCACCGGCCTCGCGGGCCGCCTACCGCCAGCGGCTGCAGGGCGCGCAGCGGCGAGTGCTCCGGGAGACGTCCTTTCAGCGCAAGGAGCTCCGCATGAGCCTGCCCGCCCGCCTGCGGCCCGCGGCCCCCGCGCGGCCCCCCGCGGCGCACCTGCGCTCCGCCTCGCTCAGCCACCCGGCCAAGGAAGTGGAGCAGGCGCCCTCCGCAGCTCCCGCGCCAGGAACCGCCGGTCGGGGGCGCCTCGCCAACCAGCAGCGGACGTGGTGCTTCTCCGAGCCAGGGAAGCTGGATCGCGTGGGTCGGGGCGGTGGGTTGGCTGGGGAATGCTCCGGCGAGACCTGCTCCAGCTCTGGGCTCTCCAGGCCTGAGCCCCAGGTATTGCAGTGTCAGGCCCTGGCAGAGTTCGAAGGTCACCAGATCAAATGGCTGCCTGAGACCCAGCCCAGAGGCATAGAGGACCCAGAACCCCCGTCCCTGAAGTTGGGCAATGCCTCCAGGCCTGCCAGTCTGAGTCGGAGCACTTCAGGTGAAGCCTTGGCTCCCCGAGGAGGTCCAGGAGAGGTCATGCCCATTGTCCAG GCAGTTCCCCAAGGAGCAGAAACCCCCAGACCATTGTTTCAGACCAAACTTTCCAG GTTCCTGACTCAGAAAGAAGCTGCAGTGGTGTGTCCTGCAGAGGGCCCCCAGAGCTGTCCCGCTGACTGTGAGCAGAGGCTCCCAGAGACCTGCCTGGTATCCACCCAGCTCCCATCCCTGCCTGATGATGACGTTTTCCTGGAAGAAGCCCCGTTGGTCAGAATGAGATCACCTACAGACTCTCATGACCCCGCAGGGCTCCCAACCAG TGTCCATGCCTCTGACCAGCAGTATGGAGCTGGCTTGGGCAAAAGGGCTGACCAGGCTACAATTCCCCGAGAGCACCCCCTCCATGAGTgcccagaggctgcaggggcagATGACTGCTGGCAGGGGGTAAACGGTTCTGCGGATGTCTCCAGGCCCACATGCTGTTGCCACCCTGGGACTGCAAATGGTGACATCCCAACCTTTGACCCCACTGGACCGCTGACCACTGACCCCTCTGCAGCTGCAGAGAGTGACTCCCTCAAACCTCTCCCAGTTGATGCCCTGGGACCTCCAGGCAAGGATACCCCTGGGCCTCTAGACCACAATGCCCTGGCTTGGGGTACTGGCCAGCCTGGTTCCAGGCCAACATGGCCCAGTCCACGCCTTGAGGAGCTGGTTCAGGAGCTGGCGAGACTGGATCCCTCTCTGAGTGACACTCTCACCTCCTATCCCAGCCCAGAGCCACCCGTGGGCCTGCTGGATGGGCTGATTCCTTTAGCCGAGGTCTGGGCTGCAATGAGGCCAGCCTTTGGGGAGGCTGGAAAGGATACTGCTGGTACTTCTGAGCCAGG GTCTTGTCTATTTAGCTCCACCCAGCTCCTGCCAACTTCTCAGGAGGAGACAAAACCTGAAAGCCTTACCACTCACCCTGTGCCTGACCAGCCATGTGGCCATGGTCTCCCTGAGCCAAATAACAGCATCCAAGCCAAGAAA GTGGAGCTGGCCGACCTCCTCCAAAAGATGCTGCGGGACCTGCAGGCTGAGCAGGAGCAGCTGCAGAGGGCCGCCCAGGCTTGGGTCAGGCGCGGGGCTGCCCTGGAGGCCGCGGTAGGCCAGGCCTGTGCACCCCGCGATCTAGAGCGGTTCAGCCGGTTCATGGCCGATCTGGAGCGCGTGCTtggcctcctgctgctgctgggcagTCGCCTGACCCGTGTGCGCCGCGCGCTGGCCCGGGTGGGTGCAGACAGCGACCCTGAGGAGCAG GCCTCTCTGCTGCAGCGACTCGGGCTCCTGCAGCGACAGCAGGAGGATGCCAAGGAGCTGAAGGAGCACGTGGCGCGGCGCGAGCGGGCCCTGCGCGAGGTGCTGGTGCAGGCGCTGCCTGCCGAGGAGCTGCGCACCTACTGCTCCCTGCTGGCCGGGAAGGCCGCCGTCCTGGCGCAGCAGCGCAGCCTGGATGAGCGTGTCCGGCTCCTTCAGGACCAACTGGACGCCATCAGGAGCGACCTTGGCCATCATCCCCCACCTCCCAAGCCGGCCTGTCCCGCAGGGACCCGTCCTCCCAATAAACcgcccttcccccctcccctcatCTAG
- the SHROOM1 gene encoding protein Shroom1 isoform X2 — translation MEALGPGGDRASPASSTRSLDLRRLSARADSAYSSFSAASGGPEPHTPSPGTDLPYLDWDYVRVVWGGPAPPPPSAGPRTSSQSRPAAAARSGPRPPEVQETPGPLSRQATPLLYALAAEAEAAARTAEPPSPPASRAAYRQRLQGAQRRVLRETSFQRKELRMSLPARLRPAAPARPPAAHLRSASLSHPAKEVEQAPSAAPAPGTAGRGRLANQQRTWCFSEPGKLDRVGRGGGLAGECSGETCSSSGLSRPEPQVLQCQALAEFEGHQIKWLPETQPRGIEDPEPPSLKLGNASRPASLSRSTSGEALAPRGGPGEVMPIVQAVPQGAETPRPLFQTKLSRFLTQKEAAVVCPAEGPQSCPADCEQRLPETCLVSTQLPSLPDDDVFLEEAPLVRMRSPTDSHDPAGLPTSVHASDQQYGAGLGKRADQATIPREHPLHECPEAAGADDCWQGVNGSADVSRPTCCCHPGTANGDIPTFDPTGPLTTDPSAAAESDSLKPLPVDALGPPGKDTPGPLDHNALAWGTGQPGSRPTWPSPRLEELVQELARLDPSLSDTLTSYPSPEPPVGLLDGLIPLAEVWAAMRPAFGEAGKDTAGTSEPGSTQLLPTSQEETKPESLTTHPVPDQPCGHGLPEPNNSIQAKKVELADLLQKMLRDLQAEQEQLQRAAQAWVRRGAALEAAVGQACAPRDLERFSRFMADLERVLGLLLLLGSRLTRVRRALARVGADSDPEEQASLLQRLGLLQRQQEDAKELKEHVARRERALREVLVQALPAEELRTYCSLLAGKAAVLAQQRSLDERVRLLQDQLDAIRSDLGHHPPPPKPACPAGTRPPNKPPFPPPLI, via the exons ATggaggccctggggcctgggggcgACCGCGCCTCCCCGGCCTCGTCCACTCGCAGCCTGGACCTGCGGCGGCTGTCCGCGCGCGCCGACTCGGCCTACAGCTCTTTCTCCGCGGCCTCGGGCGGTCCGGAGCCACACACGCCGTCGCCTGGGACTGACCTTCCCTACCTAGACTGGGACTACGTGCGCGTGGTGTGGGGCGGCCCCGCCCCCCCGCCGCCCTCAGCCGGCCCTCGCACGTCCTCGCAGTCCCGGCCTGCGGCCGCCGCACGCAGTGGGCCGCGTCCTCCGGAGGTCCAGGAGACCCCAGGGCCGCTCAGCCGGCAGGCCACCCCGCTGCTGTACGCGCTGGCGGCCGAGGCGGAGGCCGCGGCCCGAACCGCCGAGCCGCCCAGCCCACCGGCCTCGCGGGCCGCCTACCGCCAGCGGCTGCAGGGCGCGCAGCGGCGAGTGCTCCGGGAGACGTCCTTTCAGCGCAAGGAGCTCCGCATGAGCCTGCCCGCCCGCCTGCGGCCCGCGGCCCCCGCGCGGCCCCCCGCGGCGCACCTGCGCTCCGCCTCGCTCAGCCACCCGGCCAAGGAAGTGGAGCAGGCGCCCTCCGCAGCTCCCGCGCCAGGAACCGCCGGTCGGGGGCGCCTCGCCAACCAGCAGCGGACGTGGTGCTTCTCCGAGCCAGGGAAGCTGGATCGCGTGGGTCGGGGCGGTGGGTTGGCTGGGGAATGCTCCGGCGAGACCTGCTCCAGCTCTGGGCTCTCCAGGCCTGAGCCCCAGGTATTGCAGTGTCAGGCCCTGGCAGAGTTCGAAGGTCACCAGATCAAATGGCTGCCTGAGACCCAGCCCAGAGGCATAGAGGACCCAGAACCCCCGTCCCTGAAGTTGGGCAATGCCTCCAGGCCTGCCAGTCTGAGTCGGAGCACTTCAGGTGAAGCCTTGGCTCCCCGAGGAGGTCCAGGAGAGGTCATGCCCATTGTCCAG GCAGTTCCCCAAGGAGCAGAAACCCCCAGACCATTGTTTCAGACCAAACTTTCCAG GTTCCTGACTCAGAAAGAAGCTGCAGTGGTGTGTCCTGCAGAGGGCCCCCAGAGCTGTCCCGCTGACTGTGAGCAGAGGCTCCCAGAGACCTGCCTGGTATCCACCCAGCTCCCATCCCTGCCTGATGATGACGTTTTCCTGGAAGAAGCCCCGTTGGTCAGAATGAGATCACCTACAGACTCTCATGACCCCGCAGGGCTCCCAACCAG TGTCCATGCCTCTGACCAGCAGTATGGAGCTGGCTTGGGCAAAAGGGCTGACCAGGCTACAATTCCCCGAGAGCACCCCCTCCATGAGTgcccagaggctgcaggggcagATGACTGCTGGCAGGGGGTAAACGGTTCTGCGGATGTCTCCAGGCCCACATGCTGTTGCCACCCTGGGACTGCAAATGGTGACATCCCAACCTTTGACCCCACTGGACCGCTGACCACTGACCCCTCTGCAGCTGCAGAGAGTGACTCCCTCAAACCTCTCCCAGTTGATGCCCTGGGACCTCCAGGCAAGGATACCCCTGGGCCTCTAGACCACAATGCCCTGGCTTGGGGTACTGGCCAGCCTGGTTCCAGGCCAACATGGCCCAGTCCACGCCTTGAGGAGCTGGTTCAGGAGCTGGCGAGACTGGATCCCTCTCTGAGTGACACTCTCACCTCCTATCCCAGCCCAGAGCCACCCGTGGGCCTGCTGGATGGGCTGATTCCTTTAGCCGAGGTCTGGGCTGCAATGAGGCCAGCCTTTGGGGAGGCTGGAAAGGATACTGCTGGTACTTCTGAGCCAGG CTCCACCCAGCTCCTGCCAACTTCTCAGGAGGAGACAAAACCTGAAAGCCTTACCACTCACCCTGTGCCTGACCAGCCATGTGGCCATGGTCTCCCTGAGCCAAATAACAGCATCCAAGCCAAGAAA GTGGAGCTGGCCGACCTCCTCCAAAAGATGCTGCGGGACCTGCAGGCTGAGCAGGAGCAGCTGCAGAGGGCCGCCCAGGCTTGGGTCAGGCGCGGGGCTGCCCTGGAGGCCGCGGTAGGCCAGGCCTGTGCACCCCGCGATCTAGAGCGGTTCAGCCGGTTCATGGCCGATCTGGAGCGCGTGCTtggcctcctgctgctgctgggcagTCGCCTGACCCGTGTGCGCCGCGCGCTGGCCCGGGTGGGTGCAGACAGCGACCCTGAGGAGCAG GCCTCTCTGCTGCAGCGACTCGGGCTCCTGCAGCGACAGCAGGAGGATGCCAAGGAGCTGAAGGAGCACGTGGCGCGGCGCGAGCGGGCCCTGCGCGAGGTGCTGGTGCAGGCGCTGCCTGCCGAGGAGCTGCGCACCTACTGCTCCCTGCTGGCCGGGAAGGCCGCCGTCCTGGCGCAGCAGCGCAGCCTGGATGAGCGTGTCCGGCTCCTTCAGGACCAACTGGACGCCATCAGGAGCGACCTTGGCCATCATCCCCCACCTCCCAAGCCGGCCTGTCCCGCAGGGACCCGTCCTCCCAATAAACcgcccttcccccctcccctcatCTAG